In the Arthrobacter sp. 31Y genome, one interval contains:
- a CDS encoding RNA ligase family protein yields MTEIQIEAVEQEPIEFLEWPKTPRLFRNMVITEKIDGTNGAIIITKDGRVAAQSRNRLVTPGKDTDNYGFARWVYENAGELADVLGPGRHFGEWWGSGIQRGYGLTHGEKRFSLFNVERYKNLPLENVDGLGVVPVLARHTFDTEVIKQTLADLLRFGSAAAPDWDGVPEGVIVFHSQTGQVFKVLIENDHLSKTEAAVDPRAELDLAA; encoded by the coding sequence GTGACCGAAATTCAGATTGAGGCCGTCGAACAGGAACCCATCGAATTCCTGGAGTGGCCGAAGACGCCACGATTGTTCCGCAACATGGTGATCACGGAGAAGATCGACGGCACCAACGGCGCCATCATCATCACTAAGGACGGACGCGTCGCCGCCCAGTCCCGAAACCGCCTGGTCACACCCGGCAAGGATACTGACAACTACGGGTTCGCCCGATGGGTCTACGAGAACGCCGGCGAGCTGGCTGACGTACTTGGCCCTGGGCGTCACTTCGGTGAGTGGTGGGGGAGCGGCATTCAGCGCGGCTACGGACTCACCCACGGTGAGAAGCGATTCTCCCTGTTCAACGTCGAGCGGTACAAAAACCTGCCGCTGGAGAATGTCGATGGACTCGGGGTTGTGCCCGTGCTTGCCCGCCACACGTTCGACACCGAGGTGATCAAGCAGACCCTGGCCGACCTGCTTCGTTTCGGCTCCGCAGCCGCCCCGGACTGGGACGGAGTCCCGGAGGGCGTCATCGTCTTCCATTCCCAGACGGGCCAAGTGTTCAAGGTGCTGATCGAGAACGATCACCTGTCCAAGACGGAGGCTGCGGTCGACCCTCGGGCAGAACTGGACCTCGCTGCGTGA
- a CDS encoding helix-turn-helix domain-containing protein — protein sequence MKILNTEPWVGVPAVARHLDRSKDWVRKYARHMPHHRVGREYRFRLSEVDKWLESWRGGDRVE from the coding sequence ATGAAGATTCTAAACACTGAACCATGGGTCGGGGTGCCAGCGGTTGCCCGCCATCTTGACCGGTCGAAAGATTGGGTGCGTAAGTATGCGCGCCACATGCCTCACCACAGGGTTGGCCGGGAATACCGGTTTAGACTGTCGGAGGTCGATAAATGGCTTGAGAGCTGGCGAGGAGGTGATCGGGTTGAGTGA